Proteins encoded within one genomic window of Pieris brassicae chromosome 12, ilPieBrab1.1, whole genome shotgun sequence:
- the LOC123717130 gene encoding serine/threonine-protein kinase BRSK2 isoform X1 produces MEGGTTATEAYQYVGPFRLEKTLGKGQTGLVKLGVHCVTGKKVAIKIINREKLSESVLMKVEREIAIMKLIEHPHVLGLSDVYENKKYLYLVLEHVSGGELFDYLVKKGRLTPKEARRFFRQIISALDFCHSHSICHRDLKPENLLLDERNNIKIADFGMASLQPAGSLLETSCGSPHYACPEVIRGEKYDGRRADVWSCGVILYALLVGALPFDDDNLRQLLEKVKRGVFHVPHFVPPDCQQLLRGMIEVNPEKRMTLAEITRHPWVTAGGRGELEQELPMMEVVQTRVLPSAEAIDPDVLQAICSLGCFKHRDKLIQDLLSAHHNTEKVIYFLLLERKRRRPARDDEPRPPALAAPTDPPRKRLDTCRVNGQSAHFGQISEGSPITPRRSQFRSSSRRGEGRSSPQLSASPPAGHTPHRVSSLGGTPATPGSPLASPSIREHHHQRANSTGPTISLNISGEPGEAVIIINESPMVGSSVAVRPHSPSHSHRVRERSSLPGPTTQSPAQTLFPNIGTIAVPGGASSSGAAAPWRARLATIKNSFLGSPRFHRRKMQTSSEEVHLTPESSPELTKRSWFGSLLLSADKEETFTALVKGKPLATVKADLIHAFLSIAELSHSVLSPMSFRVEYKRGSNAPAMFQRHVRFQVDISTITKAPGENGKEYLYAITFTLLSGNIRRFRRVCEVVQAAVCRAPGASRAPALHPPSPRASRRNIQPLNANEIPDSPETPHNQEDSDCSVFDSHTPGSQTSIERFDQNGTHTLGSNSSVASGSSGYKQGVRSRRAVEPASASLDHEIMSCGRDLPGTHTKRSSSECRESTSSPRRGLESRDSSIKDELRRNNSLRERRDVTPTSLA; encoded by the exons ATGGAAGGGGGCACCACGGCCACGGAGGCCTACCAGTATGTGGGGCCTTTTCGCCTCGAAAAGACCCTGGGCAAGGGGCAAACTG GCCTCGTTAAGCTGGGTGTACATTGTGTAACTGGTAAAAAGGtggcaataaaaattatcaacagGGAGAAGCTTAGCGAATCTGTGCTTATGAag gtGGAACGCGAAATAGCCATAATGAAATTGATTGAGCATCCACACGTATTGGGGTTATCTGATGTTTAcgaaaataagaaatatct gtaTTTAGTTCTAGAACATGTTAGTGGGGGTGAATTGTTTGATTATTTAGTAAAGAAGGGTAGGCTAACTCCAAAAGAAGCGCGAAGATTTTTCCGACAAATAATATCCGCTCTGGATTTCTGTCACAGCCATTCTATATG ccaCCGAGATTTGAAACCAGAAAATCTGCTGTTGGACGAGCGGAATAACATCAAAATCGCTGACTTCGGGATGGCGTCGCTTCAGCCTGCTGGTTCTCTATTGGAGACGTCATGTGGAAGCCCGCATTATGCCTGCCCAGAAGTTATAAGG GGCGAAAAATATGATGGCAGACGCGCTGATGTTTGGTCGTGCGGTGTTATATTATATGCGCTACTAGTTGGTGCATTACCGTTTGACGATGATAACTTGAGGCAACTTCTTGAAAAG gTGAAGCGTGGAGTGTTTCATGTGCCACATTTTGTGCCTCCTGATTGCCAGCAGTTATTACGAGGAATGATTGAAGTCAATCCTGAAAAAAGAATGACA ttaGCAGAAATAACAAGACATCCATGGGTGACAGCAGGAGGCCGTGGAGAGTTAGAACAAGAGTTGCCAATGATGGAGGTGGTTCAGACAAGAGTCTTACCATCAGCTGAGGCAATAGATCCTGATGTACTACAGGCTATATGTAGCCTGGGGTGCTTTAAACATAGGGATAAGCTGATTCAGGATTTATTAAGTGCaca CCACAATACAGAGAAAGTGATATACTTCCTTCTGCTGGAGCGTAAACGGCGTAGGCCTGCTAGAGACGATGAGCCAAGGCCACCTGCTTTAGCTGCACCCACTGATCCACCACGGAAACGACTTGATACCTGTCGG GTGAATGGCCAGTCAGCACATTTTGGTCAAATAAGCGAAGGCTCACCTATTACCCCAAGGCGATCTCAATTCAG gTCTTCCAGTAGACGTGGTGAAGGCAGAAGTTCTCCTCAGCTGTCAGCGAGTCCTCCTG cTGGTCACACTCCGCACCGGGTCTCTTCCCTGGGAGGAACTCCGGCTACTCCCGGTTCACCTTTAG CTTCACCATCAATTCGTGAACATCATCATCAAAGAGCGAACTCTACCGGACCCACGATTAGCTTAAATAtta gtgGCGAACCAGGCGAAGCggtgataataataaacgaaTCCCCAATGGTCGGGTCCTCCGTAGCCGTTCGACCTCATAGTCCTTCGCATTCCCACAGAG TACGTGAGAGGTCTTCCCTCCCTGGGCCTACGACACAGTCGCCTGCGCAAACGCTATTCCCAAATATAGGCACTATTGCAG TTCCAGGTGGGGCATCTTCATCGGGCGCGGCGGCTCCTTGGCGAGCGAGATTAGCCACAATCAAAAACTCCTTCCTTGGATCACCTCGGTTTCACAGGAGGAAAATGCAGA CGTCTTCAGAAGAAGTGCACCTCACACCGGAGAGCTCCCCGGAGCTGACCAAGCGTTCCTGGTTCGGATCTCTTCTACTGTCGGCGGATAAAGAGGAGACGTTCACTGCTCTAGTTAAGGGGAAACCACTCGCTACCGTCAAGGCTGATCTAATACACGCTTTTTTGAGT ATAGCGGAATTATCTCATAGTGTGCTAAGTCCGATGTCATTCCGCGTGGAATACAAAAGGGGTTCCAACGCACCCGCCATGTTCCAGAGACACGTGAGATTCCAG GTGGATATATCAACAATAACGAAAGCGCCGGGTGAGAACGggaaagaatatttatatgccATCACTTTCACACTACTCTCTG GTAACATCCGCCGCTTCCGGCGAGTGTGCGAAGTGGTGCAGGCGGCGGTTTGCCGGGCTCCCGGGGCCTCCAGGGCTCCGGCCCTTCATCCGCCCTCGCCTAGGGCTTCGAGGCGGAATATTCAGCCGCTCA ATGCGAACGAAATCCCGGACAGCCCGGAGACTCCGCATAATCAAGAAGACAGCGATTGTTCGGTCTTCGACTCTCACACGCCCGGCAGTCAGACTTCCATTGAGAGGTTCGATCAG aatGGCACTCATACATTAGGTTCAAACTCGTCTGTCGCGAGCGGATCCAGTGGATATAAG CAGGGCGTGCGTAGTCGGCGAGCTGTAGAGCCGGCGTCAGCTTCGCTAGACCACGAAATTATGAGTTGCGGACGAGACTTACCCG GTACACATACAAAGCGGTCATCATCAGAGTGTAGGGAGTCCACTTCGTCTCCTCGCCGCGGCCTCGAATCCAGGGACTCGTCTATAAAAGACGAGCTACGCCGCAACAATTCACTACGGGAACGTCGCGACGTCACACCCACGTCACTGGCGTGA
- the LOC123717130 gene encoding serine/threonine-protein kinase BRSK2 isoform X2, with translation MEGGTTATEAYQYVGPFRLEKTLGKGQTGLVKLGVHCVTGKKVAIKIINREKLSESVLMKVEREIAIMKLIEHPHVLGLSDVYENKKYLYLVLEHVSGGELFDYLVKKGRLTPKEARRFFRQIISALDFCHSHSICHRDLKPENLLLDERNNIKIADFGMASLQPAGSLLETSCGSPHYACPEVIRGEKYDGRRADVWSCGVILYALLVGALPFDDDNLRQLLEKVKRGVFHVPHFVPPDCQQLLRGMIEVNPEKRMTLAEITRHPWVTAGGRGELEQELPMMEVVQTRVLPSAEAIDPDVLQAICSLGCFKHRDKLIQDLLSAHHNTEKVIYFLLLERKRRRPARDDEPRPPALAAPTDPPRKRLDTCRVNGQSAHFGQISEGSPITPRRSQFRSSSRRGEGRSSPQLSASPPAGHTPHRVSSLGGTPATPGSPLASPSIREHHHQRANSTGPTISLNISGEPGEAVIIINESPMVGSSVAVRPHSPSHSHRVRERSSLPGPTTQSPAQTLFPNIGTIAVPGGASSSGAAAPWRARLATIKNSFLGSPRFHRRKMQTSSEEVHLTPESSPELTKRSWFGSLLLSADKEETFTALVKGKPLATVKADLIHAFLSIAELSHSVLSPMSFRVEYKRGSNAPAMFQRHVRFQVDISTITKAPGENGKEYLYAITFTLLSGNIRRFRRVCEVVQAAVCRAPGASRAPALHPPSPRASRRNIQPLNANEIPDSPETPHNQEDSDCSVFDSHTPGSQTSIERFDQNGTHTLGSNSSVASGSSGYKGVRSRRAVEPASASLDHEIMSCGRDLPGTHTKRSSSECRESTSSPRRGLESRDSSIKDELRRNNSLRERRDVTPTSLA, from the exons ATGGAAGGGGGCACCACGGCCACGGAGGCCTACCAGTATGTGGGGCCTTTTCGCCTCGAAAAGACCCTGGGCAAGGGGCAAACTG GCCTCGTTAAGCTGGGTGTACATTGTGTAACTGGTAAAAAGGtggcaataaaaattatcaacagGGAGAAGCTTAGCGAATCTGTGCTTATGAag gtGGAACGCGAAATAGCCATAATGAAATTGATTGAGCATCCACACGTATTGGGGTTATCTGATGTTTAcgaaaataagaaatatct gtaTTTAGTTCTAGAACATGTTAGTGGGGGTGAATTGTTTGATTATTTAGTAAAGAAGGGTAGGCTAACTCCAAAAGAAGCGCGAAGATTTTTCCGACAAATAATATCCGCTCTGGATTTCTGTCACAGCCATTCTATATG ccaCCGAGATTTGAAACCAGAAAATCTGCTGTTGGACGAGCGGAATAACATCAAAATCGCTGACTTCGGGATGGCGTCGCTTCAGCCTGCTGGTTCTCTATTGGAGACGTCATGTGGAAGCCCGCATTATGCCTGCCCAGAAGTTATAAGG GGCGAAAAATATGATGGCAGACGCGCTGATGTTTGGTCGTGCGGTGTTATATTATATGCGCTACTAGTTGGTGCATTACCGTTTGACGATGATAACTTGAGGCAACTTCTTGAAAAG gTGAAGCGTGGAGTGTTTCATGTGCCACATTTTGTGCCTCCTGATTGCCAGCAGTTATTACGAGGAATGATTGAAGTCAATCCTGAAAAAAGAATGACA ttaGCAGAAATAACAAGACATCCATGGGTGACAGCAGGAGGCCGTGGAGAGTTAGAACAAGAGTTGCCAATGATGGAGGTGGTTCAGACAAGAGTCTTACCATCAGCTGAGGCAATAGATCCTGATGTACTACAGGCTATATGTAGCCTGGGGTGCTTTAAACATAGGGATAAGCTGATTCAGGATTTATTAAGTGCaca CCACAATACAGAGAAAGTGATATACTTCCTTCTGCTGGAGCGTAAACGGCGTAGGCCTGCTAGAGACGATGAGCCAAGGCCACCTGCTTTAGCTGCACCCACTGATCCACCACGGAAACGACTTGATACCTGTCGG GTGAATGGCCAGTCAGCACATTTTGGTCAAATAAGCGAAGGCTCACCTATTACCCCAAGGCGATCTCAATTCAG gTCTTCCAGTAGACGTGGTGAAGGCAGAAGTTCTCCTCAGCTGTCAGCGAGTCCTCCTG cTGGTCACACTCCGCACCGGGTCTCTTCCCTGGGAGGAACTCCGGCTACTCCCGGTTCACCTTTAG CTTCACCATCAATTCGTGAACATCATCATCAAAGAGCGAACTCTACCGGACCCACGATTAGCTTAAATAtta gtgGCGAACCAGGCGAAGCggtgataataataaacgaaTCCCCAATGGTCGGGTCCTCCGTAGCCGTTCGACCTCATAGTCCTTCGCATTCCCACAGAG TACGTGAGAGGTCTTCCCTCCCTGGGCCTACGACACAGTCGCCTGCGCAAACGCTATTCCCAAATATAGGCACTATTGCAG TTCCAGGTGGGGCATCTTCATCGGGCGCGGCGGCTCCTTGGCGAGCGAGATTAGCCACAATCAAAAACTCCTTCCTTGGATCACCTCGGTTTCACAGGAGGAAAATGCAGA CGTCTTCAGAAGAAGTGCACCTCACACCGGAGAGCTCCCCGGAGCTGACCAAGCGTTCCTGGTTCGGATCTCTTCTACTGTCGGCGGATAAAGAGGAGACGTTCACTGCTCTAGTTAAGGGGAAACCACTCGCTACCGTCAAGGCTGATCTAATACACGCTTTTTTGAGT ATAGCGGAATTATCTCATAGTGTGCTAAGTCCGATGTCATTCCGCGTGGAATACAAAAGGGGTTCCAACGCACCCGCCATGTTCCAGAGACACGTGAGATTCCAG GTGGATATATCAACAATAACGAAAGCGCCGGGTGAGAACGggaaagaatatttatatgccATCACTTTCACACTACTCTCTG GTAACATCCGCCGCTTCCGGCGAGTGTGCGAAGTGGTGCAGGCGGCGGTTTGCCGGGCTCCCGGGGCCTCCAGGGCTCCGGCCCTTCATCCGCCCTCGCCTAGGGCTTCGAGGCGGAATATTCAGCCGCTCA ATGCGAACGAAATCCCGGACAGCCCGGAGACTCCGCATAATCAAGAAGACAGCGATTGTTCGGTCTTCGACTCTCACACGCCCGGCAGTCAGACTTCCATTGAGAGGTTCGATCAG aatGGCACTCATACATTAGGTTCAAACTCGTCTGTCGCGAGCGGATCCAGTGGATATAAG GGCGTGCGTAGTCGGCGAGCTGTAGAGCCGGCGTCAGCTTCGCTAGACCACGAAATTATGAGTTGCGGACGAGACTTACCCG GTACACATACAAAGCGGTCATCATCAGAGTGTAGGGAGTCCACTTCGTCTCCTCGCCGCGGCCTCGAATCCAGGGACTCGTCTATAAAAGACGAGCTACGCCGCAACAATTCACTACGGGAACGTCGCGACGTCACACCCACGTCACTGGCGTGA
- the LOC123717129 gene encoding kinesin-like protein KIF23 has translation MKSAKSRTRLNDMRTPSRSKQNLYQGDRDPVHVYCRLRPMQNETDNSCINILSPTTVLMVPPPTALAYRNENSKTMKYTFKEVFPPNCNQQEIFDKVAYPLVDGLIKGKNGLLFTYGVTGSGKTFTMTGDTQNCGILPRCLNVIFKTINDLQAHKYIFKPDRMNMFDVQTEAEAMLERQKELHKFRSGRKNNSNPDLVMSSTDISKVDGVIEDNQYAVFVTYIEIYNNSVFDLLEDGPPSKSLSTKMIREDASHKMYVHNVTEVEIKSAEEAFETFYLGLKRKRMAHTNLNAESSRSHSVFTIRLVQAPVDEIGEAVIQKKEFITISQLSLVDLAGSERTNRTQNTGDRLREASNINKSLMTLRTCLEMLRENQLNSAKNKVPYRESRITHLFKNFFEGEGQVRMIVCANPRAEDYDETLQVMRFAEVAAEVEVAKPQITDIAASIGLMSGRRKANRLFNMARDKLEKPEAKDLELDLGLVYSLGPDFPSLELNSSQAAHITKELMAHLEMRINRRETLRRTLALKDEKFRSALLELQKEVLELRSENASLNAQLSTEKRRNHAFEERLTRSENEVINYQKKLTEMTEYSSSLKREMQEKDLLLNQNKLDKAKQKKLLERKYQHKMAAEHEKAKEIISEKERLENANEEKENRLRIIENALKGEKRLDTGAQTSVRDFTPGSTPRALPAHLLSPFIAQSKDSQTSRSRRGVAIANPRHRRSLSADGKGWVEHAPNKLVPMGTVMKPSIGNSKLVNKLTNVKDIANTKTSKYCLISQEQDTDGELETKLYKGDIVPTCGGGAQVIFNDVEMLKQFSPTNERESSSNRTSGCARHSGKRRDTGCSPPPTPSTVKKQRDISIAAY, from the exons atgaagtcCGCTAAGTCAAGAACGCGACTAAATGATATGCGAACGCCAAGTAGAAGTAAACAAAACTTATACCAGGGAGATCGAGACCCGGTACATGTTTATTGCCGATTGCGCCCGATGCAGAATGAAACTGATAATTCCTGTATTAATATACTTTCCCCAACAACAGTCCTTATGGTGCCACCCCCTACAGCATTGGCCTACCGAAATGAAAATAGTAAAACGATGAAATACACTTTCAAAGAAGTATTCCCGCCCAATTGTAATCAACAAGAAATCTTCGATAAAGTAGCATATCCTTTAGTGGATGGCTTAATCAAAGGTAAGAATGgacttttatttacttacgGAGTCACAGGGAGCGGTAAAACGTTCACCATGACGGGTGATACTCAAAACTGTGGGATACTTCCGAGatgtttaaatgttatttttaaaacaataaatgattTGCAAGCACATAAATATATCTTCAAGCCGGATAGAATGAATATGTTTGATGTTCAGACAGAAGCTGAAGCTATGCTGGAAAGGCAGAAAGAATTACACAAGTTTCGCAGTGGCcgaaaaaataattctaatccAGATTTAGTCATGTCTAGTACAGATATAAGTAAGGTAGATGGTGTTATTGAAGACAACCAGTATGCTGTTTTTGTCACTTACATTGAGATATATAACAACAGTGTTTTTGATTTACTTGAAGATGGTCCACCTAGCAAAAGTCTGTCTACAAAAATGATTAGAGAAGATGCATctcataaaatgtatgttcatAATGTAACAGAAGTAGAAATTAAGTCTGCAGAAGAAGCAtttgaaactttttatttaggcTTAAAAAGAAAACGTATGGCTCACACCAATCTAAATGCTGAATCTAGTCGAAGCCATTCAGTTTTTACTATTCGCCTGGTGCAGGCACCAGTTGATGAGATTGGAGAAGCTGtgatacaaaaaaaagaatttattacaataagtCAACTGAGTCTTGTTGACCTTGCTGGCAGTGAACGGACAAACAGAACACAAAACACTGGAGACAGGCTGCGAGAGGCcagtaacattaataaatctcTTATGACTCTAAGAACATGCTTAGAAATGTTAAGAGAAAACCAACTTAATTCTGCAAAAAATAAGGTACCTTACCGTGAGTCAAGGATTACtcacttatttaaaaacttctttgaGGGAGAAGGTCAGGTTAGAATGATAGTATGTGCAAATCCTAGAGCAGAAGATTATGATGAAACACTTCAAGTAATGCGATTTGCTGAAGTGGCTGCAGAAGTAGAAGTAGCAAAGCCTCAAATAACAGATATAGCAGCCTCTATTGGTTTGATGTCTGGTCGTAGAAAAGCTAACAGATTATTTAACATGGCTCGTGATAAGTTAGAAAAACCTGAAGCTAAAGATCTGGAATTGGACTTAGGTCTTGTTTATAGTCTTGGTCCAGACTTCCCTAGCCTGGAATTGAATAGCTCCCAGGCAGCTCATATTACTAAAGAATTAATGGCGCACTTGGAAATGCGTATTAATCGTCGAGAAACTCTACGAAGAACTTTAGCTCTCAAAGACGAAAAATTCCGTTCAGCCCTACTTGAACTTCAAAAAGAGGTTCTAGAACTGAGAAGTGAAAACGCATCATTAAATGCTCAGTTGTCTACAGAAAAACGTCGTAATCATGCTTTTGAAGAACGCCTTACCCGGTCAGAAAATGAGGtcataaattatcaaaaaaaactAACAGAAATGACTGAGTACTCATCATCCTTAAAACGTGAGATGCAAGAAAAGGATCTTTTACTAAACCAAAATAAGCTAGACAAGGCAAAGCAAAAGAAGCTCTTGGAACGAAAATATCAGCACAAAATGGCTGCAGAACATGAAAAAGCTAAAGAAATTATATCAGAAAAAGAACGATTGGAAAATGCAAatgaagaaaaagaaaataggCTTCGAATAATTGAAAATGCTTTAAAAGGTGAAAAGCGTTTAGATACTGGGGCACAAACAAGTGTGAGGGACTTTACTCCTGGTTCTACACCTCGGGCCCTTCCCGCCCATTTACTCTCACCATTCATTGCACAATCAAAAGATTCCCAAACATCACGCTCCAGACGTGGTGTAGCCATTGCAAATCCGCGCCACCGCAGATCTTTATCAGCAGATGGCAAAGGATGGGTAGAACATGCTCCAAACAAACTTGTTCCCATGGGCACAGTAATGAAACCAAGCATTGGTAACAGTAAGCTTGTGAATAAACTAACTAATGTTAAAGATATTGCCAACACAAAGACATCTAAATATTGCTTGATATCTCAAGAGCAAGATACAGATGGAgaattagaaacaaaattgtataaagGAGATATTGTACCAACATGTGGTGGTGGGGCGCAGGTGATATTTAATGATGTTGAGATGCTTAAGCAGTTTTCACCAACTAACGAAAGAGAATCATCTTCAAACAGAACTTCAGGATGTGCAAGACATTCAGGGAAAAGAAGAGACACTGGTTGTTCACCACCTCCGACACCATCAACAGTCAAGAAACAGAGG GACATAAGTATTGCGGCCTATTAA
- the LOC123717306 gene encoding gastrula zinc finger protein XlCGF52.1-like, protein MEPAGSDNNDRSGVKREKMAESYNGQENVTYEMQPKQATVRYCCDDCDLTFDGLEYLILHKKFHGNEKDTPQMVPEPTMVVREGPKKRRKFKCDQCDVKVNSQYHLDIHHSKHEGNAAKKYICQVCDRSFVAAQFLKSHMQSHSTTSTINCEICNKSFTGQAYLKLHMQLHNDIKKFKCSKCDEMFPTKNCLKIHMKKHSKVKNFKCDCCQKLFVSKITMEKHRQSHEGQPMDCLVKCNQCDRTMHSTLLRTHIARAHPSTIDDDVKRPHKCTTCGKSFIVKINLNLHIRVCHPDLADPEDEDDDVMTDNS, encoded by the coding sequence ATGGAGCCGGCCGGTAGCGACAACAACGACAGATCTGGTGTAAAACGTGAAAAAATGGCAGAATCATACAATGGTCAGGAAAATGTCACTTACGAAATGCAACCAAAACAAGCCACGGTGCGTTATTGTTGTGACGATTGTGATTTAACGTTTGACGGTTTAGAATACTTGATTTTgcataaaaagttccatgggAATGAAAAAGATACTCCACAAATGGTACCAGAACCTACAATGGTTGTAAGAGAAGGGCCAAAAAAGAGGAGGAAGTTTAAATGTGATCAATGTGATGTTAAAGTAAATTCTCAGTACCATTTGGATATTCATCATAGTAAGCATGAAGGAAATGCAgctaaaaagtatatatgtcAGGTATGTGATCGAAGCTTTGTAGCTGCCCAATTTCTTAAAAGTCACATGCAGTCTCACTCAACAACAAGCACGATTAATTGTGAAATTTGCAATAAAAGCTTCACAGGGCAAGCTTATTTAAAGCTCCATATGCAACTCcacaatgatataaaaaagtttaagtGCTCGAAATGTGATGAGATGTTCCCTACTAAAAACTGCTTAAAGATTCATATGAAAAAACACTCTAAAGTGAAGAATTTTAAATGTGATTGCTGTCAGAAACTCTTTGTATCAAAGATTACTATGGAAAAGCATCGCCAGAGCCATGAAGGGCAGCCTATGGACTGTCTAGTAAAATGCAATCAATGTGACCGAACAATGCATTCAACTTTGCTTCGGACACATATAGCCAGAGCACATCCTTCAACAATTGATGATGATGTTAAGCGACCACATAAATGTACAACTTGTGGTAAGagttttattgttaagattAACTTGAACCTACATATTCGCGTCTGCCACCCTGACCTAGCAGATCCTGAAGATGAAGATGATGATGTAATGACGGATAACTCTTAG
- the LOC123717307 gene encoding small integral membrane protein 12, with product MWPLILRFLRTNAPYITLPVAAVVGVIGYNIEGLLSDRYTPYSKPIQDQRLDRLEEELLKDPTNVQKLKYKANVLDKNVSPSLQKD from the exons ATGTGGCCTTTAATATTACGGTTTTTACGAACAAATGCACCATATATTACATTGCCTGTGGCGGCTGTAGTTGGAGTTATAGGTTATAATATAGAAGGACTATTATCTGATAGATACACACCATATTCAA AACCAATTCAAGATCAAAGACTAGATAGGTTAGAGGAAGAGCTATTGAAAGACCCAAcaaatgtacaaaaattaaaatataaagctaatgtattagataaaaatgtatcgCCTTCTTTACAAAAAGATTAG